The DNA window AATTAGGAAAAGTAAAGAAGGTAACGCAATAATTAGGGTTTTCTTCCAACTTCTAAAAAAACCAGCCAGCCAAAGCCAGCCCAATGGGGGCAACATTACACCAACAATTATTGAAATATACATTATGGGATTATTGTTCCCGTAATCATACTTATGTTCAATATTATAACGCACATATTCGCCTAACTCGGCAAACGGACGTCCCCATATAAACAGATCAACAATACCCTGTATAAGAAAAATTGATATTAACACTCCTAATCCAAAGATAATAGACTCCCAAAACTTCTTGCGTAAGAGAATGGCTAGCCCGACTCCGCCAATAAAAATAACGGTCTGAAATCGAATGGAAAACGCTAGCCCTATCATTAACCCTGCCAATAAATATCGACTCCAAGACCGATTATCCTCCATCGCGGTGTAGGCATACCATACACCCATAATCAGGAATGGTATGCACGCAACCTCAACAAAATTCCGGATGGAAAGCATCGGCATAAACCATAAGAAAGACAAGGCTATCCCCACCTGAATGGCAGCCTTTCGACCTCCAAATCGTTCTGCCAACTTATAACCAAAAGCGACTACAACAAGGGATAAGAGTGCATGTAGAAGCCTAATCAGGAAAACTTTTATCTTGGGATCATCAATTCCGATAGCTTTAAACAAAGAGAGTACAATGTAATGTGCCCCTACATAAAAAAAACTGTGACCTGCGGGGATGGGATCAACCTGGCTCTTGGGAAGCCAATCGTTATAGTCAGTTCCATCAACCCACGATTGCGACGCTTCAAGAACAAGGAAATGATCGTCGTGCATGCCGTATCCTTGAGAGAAAATGGCAGCTAATATCCTTACGCAAAGAGCACCAATTAGTATTAATCGCAACGGTTGAGTCGCCCATGTTCTTTTTAAATAATCCATATCTTCATCCTTTTATCTATATTATCATCAATCTTGACTACTATAAAATGGTGTGTCTCACAACTTCGAAAAGTGCTTCTGGTAAAGTTGAAAGAGTGCCTTTCCTTTTTTACCGAACGATTCATTACCGTTTTGCTCCTGAATAAACTTATTGCTTGTATTATCATAAACCATTACGGTAGAATCGGTAACAAAACCAAAACCATCAGTATAGGTATATGAGGCAAAACCAACGTTCTCGTGAGTAAGCAAATCCTTTGAAAAGTTAAAAGCGGTCCGATCCACCTTCATCTGTGTGAGTAGGGTAGCTGCAATATCAAATTGGGAACCCGTTTTTGACACGATGGAGTCCCTTACGCTAAGCGCTCCTCCGAGCCAAAGCATGGGTATCCGAAACTTCCGTTCGTCGTGGCTCGGATAATTCCCAGGCAGACGATGGCCATGATCGGCCACGACTATAAAGAGGGTGGAATCCCAAACTGGCAACTTCCTAACCTCCCTGAAGAAGTTACCCAAACATTGATCGGTGTAGTGGATACTGTTTTCATACTTGCCAACCTCCTCGCTGGTAAGGAATTTCGATTTTAGCGGAACCTCATAGGGTTCGTGACTACTTAGAGTAAAAAGCCCATAAAAGAATGGCCCTTTTGCCGTTTGTAAATCCGCAAAAAGACGGTCGAAAAGATGCTGATCGTTGACACCCCATTTCGACTCGTTGTAAGCTGCCGGAAAATCGTCTACGGTGACCAACTTCTGAAACCCACCATTCATAAAATAGGAACGCATGTTGGCAAAATTAAGATCGCCACCATAGTAAAAGGCTGTAGAATAACCATTCTTCATTAACTCTCTGGAAACGAAAGGGAGCTTTTGAGTTTTTTCCGGAAACTTAACCACGGAAGTTTGCGGTTGATCAGGATATCCGCTAAAGATAGCGGCCATGCCCTTTTCGCTTCGAAAACCACTAGAATAGATATGTGAAAAGAGGAGTCCATCCCCGGTTAAAGCATCAAAATTTGGGGTAACACCAGCCACTCCTCCTAGTTTTTGGATAAGATTGGCAGTAAAACTTTCAATTACAATTATCACCACGTTGGGCCTTTCCATTCGTAAAACAGATTTTGGCTTGTGGTAATCATGCATTATTTCTTTGAAATAGGCGTTTGCTTGGCTCTCCTCCATATAGATATACTGCTTCCCATTTTTCTGAGATGCAAGAAGCGATCGAGCCACATTCCAAACTACGTTTATCCCCGAGTGGTTGGCAAACTGGTTCGAGCTAAAATAAGCCTTTCCTGTATTCATGGGGGCAATTCCTAATCCACCGCGAATGGGTAGAATCATACAGGAAGCCACAAAAACAAAAACTGGAATCAACCAGAATCGTCCGGAATTGCACCCAAGTAGCGTTTGGGAAACATAACGCCTAAATAGGAAGAAAAAGAGAATAACAACGCTTACCGTGAGAAGAAGGTAAAATACCAGGTAACCCAAGGTTAAACTGGCGGCTGCTTCGAGTGGTGTTTTTAGATATAGCAAAGGTGTACTATCCATCCGAAAGCCCCAGTTACGATAGAGTTCAACATCGGCTAGAACAATGGGCACGACTAATAGTAGTAAAAGAAATACAAAAGTGTCAAAAACGCCCCTCAGGTATCGTCCCTTTAAGAAAAAGAGTAACCCTATGAGAAGCGACGCAATCAAGGCAAAGTAGCCTGTCATGCTCGTATCCATCCACAATCCCCTTCCGAATACCTCCAAATACTCCAAGAAGGTCATCTCTTTTGCTAGGGTATAATTATACCCCAGAAAAAGAGCCCTACTTAAAAAGAAAAAAACTATCCAAAAAAGAAAGAACTGCAGAAGGAATAGGATACGCCTGCCTATCGAAGTCTTAAAAAAATGCCCCATTGCCTCACAATTAATACTAGCGGAAAGAACCACCGAAATGCATCAAAACTCACTACCGCTGTAGATTGTACAACTTGGAATAAATCCCACCTAGACCAATTAACTCATCGTGCTTACCACGCTCGACAATTTCACCATCCTGAAGAACACAGATTAGATCGGCATTCTTAACCGTGGACAGACGGTGAGCAATAACGATGGAAGTTCGATTCTTCATGAGGTTTTCCAGCGCTTCCTGAACCAACCTTTCCGATTCAGTATCCAGTGCAGAGGTGGCCTCATCGAGAATCATGATTGGTGGATTTTTCAGAATGGCACGTGCAATGCTAACGCGTTGGCGTTGTCCTCCAGATAACTTTCCACCCCTATCCCCTATATTTGTGTAGTAACCATTAGGGCTTGCCTCAATAAAATCGTGCGCATTGGCAACTTTTGCCGCAGCCATAACGCTTCCGATTGTAGCATTTGGCAACCCAAAGGCAATGTTGTTATAAAAGGTATCGTTAAAGAGAATAGGCTCTTGATTTACATTGCCCATCAACCCGCGCAAACTTTTTATACTAAAATCTTTTATGTCGACACCATCAACCAAAATCTCGCCTTCAGTTGCATCATAGAAGCGAGGAAGTAGATCGACAAAGGTCGACTTTCCCGAACCAGACTGGCCAACTAGTGCCACCGTCTTTCCCTTCTCTATAGTTAGACTCACATTCCTTAGGACAGGCTCATCTTGGTATTTAAAGCAAACGTTGCGATACTCAATTTTCTCACCAAATTGTTCAACCACCCTAGCGTCATCCTTCTCCTTAATCGGATTATCAGCTTCGATAACCGCATCAATCCGATCGGCAGAAGCCATACCCTTTAACACATTAAAGTAGGCCTGACTAAATGATTTTGCAGGAGTTATAATCTGCGAAAAAATCACCAAATATCCAATTAAACTAGCAGCAGTAAGGCTGCCATCACCTTTGAGAACCATTTTTCCACCATACCACATGAGAATTACCACAACAGCAACACCCAAGAATTCGCTTAACGGAGAGGCCAAATCGCGGCGACGGTTAACCTTTACCAGAATTCTGGTATAGAATGAGTTCGTGCTTTCAAAGCGCTGAATCATTTTTTCCTCAGCATTAAAAGCCTTAATAATGCGAAGACCACCAAGGGTTTCTTCAAGCGTAGACAGTAAGAATCCTAAGCGACGTTGTCCCTTAAATGAGTGTTTCCGCAAGTTTTTGCCAATACGGCCAATTAACAACCCAGCTACCGGAAGTAGCACGAAAACAAAAAGGGTAAGCTGAGGGCTCATTATCAGCAGAACAACCATATATACAATAACAAGAATGGGATCTCTAAAGAACATCTCCATAGAGCGCATAATACTCACCTCCAACTCATTTACATCGTTGGTGATTTTGGAAATTATGTCTCCTTTTCGCTCCTCAGAATAATATCCCAATGGTAGTTCAAGAACTTTTCGATACATCTTGTTCCTGATATCCCTTACAACTCCATTACGAAAAGGCGCCATGTAATAAAGCGAGAGATACGTAAATAGATTCTTAAAGAATGTCATTATAACTACAAACGTGCACATGAAAACCAAGGCATATGTAATTCCTTGACTAACTTTTATACTGCTTATAAAATAATTAAAATTGTGTAGAATAGAATTAACACTTAGCGAAAACGGTACGGTACTGGTTACTGCAGGTATCTGATCGAAAAGCACATTCAAAAAAGGAATTACCATCGCAAGTGTGAAAACTGAAAAGAACGCTCCCAAAATGTTCAACCCAATTATCAAACCTACAGTTCCCTTGTATGGAATTAAATACTTAAAAATCTTTCCAAACTTTTTCACTCTAATCAATTTTAGATTTCAACGAGGGTTCTTAGCCCCCCAAAAAATTAAATATATGTTCCCTTTTCGGTCCATAAAAACCCGCCTAAGTTACTATTCTAAATTACAATCCGGTGTAACTAGTGGGGGAAATTGCACTGAGTTCCTGCTTTACCTCGTCACTCACAGGCAATCCTGCAATAAACGTCTTAAATGTCTGCTCATTAACCTTAGCGTTTGTCCGGGTTAATGCCTTCAACATTTCGTATGGATTCTCAACACCTTCGCGACGGAGTATTGTTTGAATGCCTTCGGCCACAACCATCCAGTTGTTCTCCAAATCGGCATCAATGGCAACCTGATTGAGAATGAGTTTATCCAAACCCTTCATCAACGATTTGAAGGCAAGAATGGTATGTGCGGATGGAACACCAATATTTCTAAGAACGGTGGAGTCGGTCAAATCGCGCTGAAGACGAGAAATAGGTAATTTGGCGCTAAGATGTTCGAAAAGTGCATTGGCAATTCCAAAGTTTCCTTCAGCATTCTCGAAGTCGATGGGATTTACCTTATGCGGCATGGCTGAGGATCCTACCTCCCCACTCACAATCTTCTGCTTAAAGTACTCCATTGCAATGTACTGCCACATATCGCGCGACAAATCCATAAGGATGGTATTTATCCGCTTGAAGTTATCAAAAATAGCAGCAAAGTTGTCGTAATGTTCAATTTGCGTAGTAGTCTGCGATCGATCGAGCCCCAACGTCTTGTTTACAAAGTTATTTGAGAAACTGACCCAATCGATATAAGGATAGGCCACGGCATGTGCATTAAAGTTTCCGGTTGCTCCACCAAACTTTGCAGAACAAGGAATATCACGCAAAAGGTTAAGTTGCTTTCCCACCCGCTCAACAAAAACGGCCAACTCCTTACCCAGGCGTGTAGGGGAAGCCGGTTGTCCATGTGTACGTGCCAACATGGAGATATCCTTCCACTCTTCTACCATACCGTTTAGCTGCTCGAGCAATTGATCCAGCAATGGATAGTATACCTCATGGGCAAAATCCTTAAGTGCATAGGGAAATGCCGTGTTGTTAATATCCTGAGAGGTGAGGCCAAAATGAACAAACTCCTTCATTCCACCCACCTTAAGGTTATCCATTTTTTCCTTTAAGAAATACTCAATGGCTTTAACATCATGGTTAGTAACTCGTTCTATCTCCTTAACTCGCTGAGCATCCTCTGTAGTAAAATGTAGATAAACCTCGCGCAGCTGGACAAATAATTCTTCATTGACACCCTTTAGTTGGGGCAAGGGAATCTCACAAAGGGCAATAAAATACTCCACCTCAACGAGGACCCGGTAGCGAATTATTGCTTCTTCGGAGAAGTAACGTGCGCACTCCTCAACCTTACTCCTATAACGGCCATCGATTGGTGAAATGGCAGACAAAGAAAATTTTTCCATGGCTAGTATTTTAATCTAGCGCAAAGGTAAAAAAAAAGCTGCGTCAAATCGGAGGAAATTATTGTTCAATGCCACAATTCGAAAGATTTTTTACTTTAAAAAATACTAAACAAGTCGGATTTTGCTACCTTCGTATGGCAAATAAAAAGCACCCACCCAAAGTTTACCGACTCGTCCTTATGCCAAATATAAGAGTAGCACTACCTTTGCATATCAACACGATTCCCTTTGTTTTTGGACTACAACGTCATTACATTAAGGATGAGATCATTCTTGACACAATGGAGTTTTCCGATTCGGTGCAGCAACTTCAGCTAAACACAATCGATGTGGCGCTCGTGCCTATCGAAATGCTGTCACAATTTAACTCTTACCATATTGTGAGTAATTACTGCCTGAGTTCCCAACGCGATATGCAATCGATCGCCCTTGCACTCCAAGGCGATATTTCGATACTCAGCACTATTTACTACGACCCGAGACAATCGGTGTGCACCTTACTTGTTAATATCTTAGCTAAGGGATATTGGAAATGCAACCCAAAATTACAACCGCTTCCTTCCAACGATAAAATACACAATCTGAAGATAGGAGAAGGGATCCTATTGATGGATAGTGAGGCCATAGACACCTATCAAAAGCAGAATTGTCTCGTTGACCTATGCGCTGAATGGAAAAAATTTACGGGATTGCCTTTAGTTATGGCCGTGTGGATTTCGCTAAAACCGATGCCAGTAGCATTTTTAGATAAATTTAATAATGCTCTTCGCTTTGGCACAAGTAGCATTAACCAAGCACTCGAGGAGAATATCTTATACACTGATTTCCAAAAATCCAAGGCAAAACGACAATTACATCAAGGAATTAGTTTCATATTCGATCAGGAGAAAATAGTATCCATGAAACTATTCCAACAGCTTCAGGCCAACCTAAATGTTCCTGAGCAGATACAACCCGAGAGGAAACCATTTGCGCAGGTTAATTGTTTAACATCCTAACCTCGACGTTACACCATGATTTCGATATACTACAAGGCATTAAAGAAAATAATACACGAAGCGGATATTAAGGTATTTAGCGACTTGCCCATTGATGAGGTGCTCTGGATCGACCTTAACAATCCCAGCTTAAAGGAGAAGAAGGCAGTAGAATCATTTATCGGATCAAACCTAACCTCTCGGCAAAAAGCAGAAGAAATTGAAAGTTCTTCGCGCTATTCCGAAACGGAAAACATGGTGATTGCCAACTCAAACTTCCTCATTCAGGGTGAGGATTCATTTACCTACGAGCCAGTATCATTTATCCTGAAGGATAGCATTTTAATCTCAATGCGGAATGCCGATCTTAAGGTATTTGATGAATCAAGCCGGAAGTTTCAGATCAACTATAAAGCCTTCCCTACCGGTTACCACATTATGGTGGCTTTGCTGGAAACACGAATAGACCTCGATGCCGACATGGTGGAGAGCATTGCCCGTGAAATCTCACAAATCAGCAAGCGGTTGTCGCTAAACACCGACATAGACGAGGAAATTATCCTCACCATCAACCAGCTACAGGAGAACACCATGCTCATGCGCGAAAACATCATCGACAAACAGCGCGTATTGTCCGGCATAATGAAAAGTGAACGTTTCCCAAGCGATATTACGCCCAAGCTTACCATTATGATTAAGGACGTAGGATCGCTCATAAACCACACCGACTTTAGCTTTGAGCGTTTGGAATACCTTCAGAACACCTTTCTTGGGCTTATCAACATTGAACAGAACAAAATCATCAAGATTTTTACAGTGGCCTCGGTAGTATTTATGCCGCCTACCCTCATTGCTAGTATGTATGGCATGAACTTTAAGATAATGCCCGAACTCAGCTGGGTGGGTGGCTATCCATTTGCTGTTGGCCTTATGATTACCTCGTCCATCCTTACGCTATACATGTTCCGCCGCCGAAAATGGCTTTAAACTGAAATAACAAACTTCATGACAATAATTCGTATTACACTAGTCGTTACGACCATTCTAGCTCTTTTCAGCAGTTCATTTGCGCAACCAACCAATTCTGCGACAAAGAAGACGCTGGTATACAAAATGGAGATTGTGCGGGAAATTGACCCCGCGGCTTGGAGAATTGTTAAGAGTGGGCTAAATGAAGCGGTAACACTAAAGGCCGACCTCATTCTAATTCGAATGAATACCTATGGGGGCCTAGTGAACGTCGCCGACTCCATTCGGACCAAGATTCTCAACTGCAAGATTCCCATCTGGGTTTTTATCGACAACCAAGCAGCTTCGGCCGGAGCGCTAATATCCATTGCCTGCGATAGAATTTATATGCGCCAGGGGGCAAGTATTGGAGCGGCCACGGTGGTTGACCAAACCGGAGCAGCCATGCCCGACAAATACCAATCCTTTATGCGATCGATGATGCGCGCCACTGCTGAATCGCACGGAAAGGATACCCTGTTCAATGGCAAGGACTCCATCTTTAAATGGAGGCGCGACCCATTAATTGCAGAGGCAATGGTCGATCCTCGAACGATAATTCCCGGTCTTATTGATTCCACTAAGGTTTTGACCTTTACTACCCAAGAAGCAATTAAGTATGGCTACTGCGAGGGAGAGGCAGAATCGGTTTCGGAGGTACTCAGCCTGGGTAAGATTTCCAACTATGAAATTCGGGAGCAACATATCTCTGCCCTAGAAAAAGCAATTGGCTTCCTGCTAAACCCATTAGTGCAGGGAATTTTAATCATGCTGATTTTTGCTGGAATCTACTTCGAACTGCAAACACCCGGAATAGGTTTTCCGCTGGTATTAGCCTTATCGGCAGCAGTAGTCTACTTTGCGCCACTATACATGGAAGGACTTGCTGAGAACTGGGAACTAAGCCTATTCTTTATTGGGCTAATCCTTATTGCGGTGGAAGTTTTTGCCATACCCGGCTTTGGCGTTATCGGAATAGCGGGAATAACCTTTACATTCCTTGGGCTCACGCTGAGCATGATTGACAATGAGATTTTTCGCCAAGAAGGCCCAATTCCAACCATACTTATCGTTCAACCGGTATTGATTGTGGCCCTCAGTATGTTCTTATCCTTGATAATGGCTATCACCCTAAGTCAAAAACTGTTTACCGACAAGCGCAGCCCGCTCTACCGTTTAGCCTTACATACCAGCCTTAAAGGGGAAGATGGATTTGTGGGTATCGATTTGAACCAAAAAAACATGATTGGGAAGAACGGCATTACCCTTACAATGCTACGCCCGGCAGGGAAGGTAACCATCAACGAGGAGATATTCGACGCTATTTCCACCGATGGAGTCATTGATAAAGACCAACCAGTATTTGTAAAAAAGGATGAAGCAGGACAACTTTACGTTTCGAAGGTTTAACCCTATAAACAAAGACTACTATGGCAAAACCATACAATATTCGAGAGTATTGCCCCAATGATTACCGAGGAGTTTTAACCCTATGGCAACAAACAGGCCTTGGCGGTGCTCACCGTGGCGATAACGAAAAGACGATTGCCCTATCCATTGCCCTTGGAGGCAAGTTCTTTGTAGTAGAAGATACGGCAACAGACACCATTGTTGGCACCTCATGGATGACCTTCGATGGGCGACGCCTTCACCTTCACCACTTTGGAATTCAACCACAACTCCAGAAGACAGGCATTGGCACCGACTTGGCTATTGAGAGCCTTGCCTTTGCTAAGGAAAAAAAGATACAGGTAAAGTTGGAAGTGCATAAGGATAACCTAAAGGCCATCAACCTTTATCGCAAACTAGGCTTTGAATACCTAGGCGACTATGATGTGTATATTATCCGTGATGTGGAAGGCCTGAAGGGGTAAAGTCCGATAGCTTTTTCGTGACTACACGCACAAGGCAAAAGCCGATTCCAGTGCAGAAGTAAATCCGCTTTGCTCGTTACTCCCTGTATTCTTATACCTATTTAGCATATCGGCTGGGGCATTGGCAACCACATAGCTATGGGCTGCATGGTCGAGCATCTCCAAATCGTTATAATCGTTGCCAATAGCAAAAATCTCTGATCTTTCGATGCCCTTAACGTTCGAGATCCAATCAATTCCATGGGCCTTTGAAACCCCTAATGGAAAAATCTCTAGCCAAATCGACTCCTTATCGAAAGGGGAAGTTGCCTTTATAATGCTGTAGTTCCTCAATAATTTTCTTATCTCCACTTCCCGAGCAGATTGACTCGCAGCCAAAATAATAAGGATCTGAGTGCATGGCTCAGGATAGGGAATACCCGGAATGAACGGCGTATTAAAACCATGGTAAAATTCGCAGCGCCGCTCAAAGTCGGGGTTCGGATTGCCCGATGCGTGAAATTGAAAGATATGGTTCTGAGGAATAGCCTCGTGAATCATAAAATCGAACTGCTCCTTTACCAAAATTTGAGCAATATGGTTCACCTCTACCGTCTCCATCTGCATAACCATAGTCAACTCCTTTGTAGCCCAATCAATAACACCAGAGCCCGTAGAGAAAACAAGAAAGTCGATGGGGAAGTTTGGCTCAAGCACCTGCGCTGCTGTAAAAATAGACCGGCCCGTAGCGGCAACCCGAACAACACCACTTTTGCCCAACTGGGTAAGCGTATGAATGTCGCGCGAATCAACCGTATGATCATCCTTGAGCAATGTCCCATCTAAATCGGTAACCACCATTCGAATTGCCATACAATCCCTAATTTTCGATAAGTTCATAGCTGCTTGGCTGCACTGGCATTTGAAGCGATGGCAGAATTCGTTCGAGCAGAATACCCTCGTTGGAACTATTTCCGTAACCAAAGGAGGCCCTAACCCCCAGCGAAGCAAAGGCAACTGCCCTATCAATAGCCATTGGTAAGCTATCGCCTTGAAGCAAGGCACCCGTAAGTACACTCGCAAAGGCATCACCGGTACCGGGATATGCGGCTGGAAGGTAAGTGCAGGTTACTCTCCAAAAACGATTATCCGATTTATTGTAAGCATACACCGAGGTATGACGTTTTTCGCGTTGGTCGGGCACGCTAGTAATAATCACTATTTGCGGGCCCAACTCAGCCAAATCCAATAACCAACGTTTAACTTCACCCTCCGTCATTAATTCGGGCATAGGCCTGCCGAGTAAGAATGCCGCTTCGGTAATGTTGGGAGTGATGATATCGGCAAGCGAAATCATCTGGCGCATGCCCGATACAATCTCAGGGGTCATGGGACCATAAAGAACACCATCATCGCCCATTACCGGATCCACCACCACCAAGGTTTGTTTGGTACGGAACCGACGGATAAAATCGCTGACAATTTCTATTTGCCGAAATGAACCGAGGAAACCGCTATAAATGCCATCAAACTGGAGATTTAACCGTTCCCAATGCTCAATGATGGGCAGAAGATGATCGGTAAGGTCTACAAAATGATAATCCTTAAACTTGCTATGAGTAGAAAGAACCGCCGTTGGAAGTGGACAAACCTGAACGCCCATGCAGGATAGTATTGGAGTTACTACCGTGAGG is part of the Williamwhitmania taraxaci genome and encodes:
- a CDS encoding MqnA/MqnD/SBP family protein, with product MPNIRVALPLHINTIPFVFGLQRHYIKDEIILDTMEFSDSVQQLQLNTIDVALVPIEMLSQFNSYHIVSNYCLSSQRDMQSIALALQGDISILSTIYYDPRQSVCTLLVNILAKGYWKCNPKLQPLPSNDKIHNLKIGEGILLMDSEAIDTYQKQNCLVDLCAEWKKFTGLPLVMAVWISLKPMPVAFLDKFNNALRFGTSSINQALEENILYTDFQKSKAKRQLHQGISFIFDQEKIVSMKLFQQLQANLNVPEQIQPERKPFAQVNCLTS
- the purB gene encoding adenylosuccinate lyase; the encoded protein is MEKFSLSAISPIDGRYRSKVEECARYFSEEAIIRYRVLVEVEYFIALCEIPLPQLKGVNEELFVQLREVYLHFTTEDAQRVKEIERVTNHDVKAIEYFLKEKMDNLKVGGMKEFVHFGLTSQDINNTAFPYALKDFAHEVYYPLLDQLLEQLNGMVEEWKDISMLARTHGQPASPTRLGKELAVFVERVGKQLNLLRDIPCSAKFGGATGNFNAHAVAYPYIDWVSFSNNFVNKTLGLDRSQTTTQIEHYDNFAAIFDNFKRINTILMDLSRDMWQYIAMEYFKQKIVSGEVGSSAMPHKVNPIDFENAEGNFGIANALFEHLSAKLPISRLQRDLTDSTVLRNIGVPSAHTILAFKSLMKGLDKLILNQVAIDADLENNWMVVAEGIQTILRREGVENPYEMLKALTRTNAKVNEQTFKTFIAGLPVSDEVKQELSAISPTSYTGL
- a CDS encoding LTA synthase family protein; its protein translation is MGHFFKTSIGRRILFLLQFFLFWIVFFFLSRALFLGYNYTLAKEMTFLEYLEVFGRGLWMDTSMTGYFALIASLLIGLLFFLKGRYLRGVFDTFVFLLLLLVVPIVLADVELYRNWGFRMDSTPLLYLKTPLEAAASLTLGYLVFYLLLTVSVVILFFFLFRRYVSQTLLGCNSGRFWLIPVFVFVASCMILPIRGGLGIAPMNTGKAYFSSNQFANHSGINVVWNVARSLLASQKNGKQYIYMEESQANAYFKEIMHDYHKPKSVLRMERPNVVIIVIESFTANLIQKLGGVAGVTPNFDALTGDGLLFSHIYSSGFRSEKGMAAIFSGYPDQPQTSVVKFPEKTQKLPFVSRELMKNGYSTAFYYGGDLNFANMRSYFMNGGFQKLVTVDDFPAAYNESKWGVNDQHLFDRLFADLQTAKGPFFYGLFTLSSHEPYEVPLKSKFLTSEEVGKYENSIHYTDQCLGNFFREVRKLPVWDSTLFIVVADHGHRLPGNYPSHDERKFRIPMLWLGGALSVRDSIVSKTGSQFDIAATLLTQMKVDRTAFNFSKDLLTHENVGFASYTYTDGFGFVTDSTVMVYDNTSNKFIQEQNGNESFGKKGKALFQLYQKHFSKL
- a CDS encoding NfeD family protein, which codes for MTIIRITLVVTTILALFSSSFAQPTNSATKKTLVYKMEIVREIDPAAWRIVKSGLNEAVTLKADLILIRMNTYGGLVNVADSIRTKILNCKIPIWVFIDNQAASAGALISIACDRIYMRQGASIGAATVVDQTGAAMPDKYQSFMRSMMRATAESHGKDTLFNGKDSIFKWRRDPLIAEAMVDPRTIIPGLIDSTKVLTFTTQEAIKYGYCEGEAESVSEVLSLGKISNYEIREQHISALEKAIGFLLNPLVQGILIMLIFAGIYFELQTPGIGFPLVLALSAAVVYFAPLYMEGLAENWELSLFFIGLILIAVEVFAIPGFGVIGIAGITFTFLGLTLSMIDNEIFRQEGPIPTILIVQPVLIVALSMFLSLIMAITLSQKLFTDKRSPLYRLALHTSLKGEDGFVGIDLNQKNMIGKNGITLTMLRPAGKVTINEEIFDAISTDGVIDKDQPVFVKKDEAGQLYVSKV
- a CDS encoding glycosyltransferase family 39 protein, whose product is MDYLKRTWATQPLRLILIGALCVRILAAIFSQGYGMHDDHFLVLEASQSWVDGTDYNDWLPKSQVDPIPAGHSFFYVGAHYIVLSLFKAIGIDDPKIKVFLIRLLHALLSLVVVAFGYKLAERFGGRKAAIQVGIALSFLWFMPMLSIRNFVEVACIPFLIMGVWYAYTAMEDNRSWSRYLLAGLMIGLAFSIRFQTVIFIGGVGLAILLRKKFWESIIFGLGVLISIFLIQGIVDLFIWGRPFAELGEYVRYNIEHKYDYGNNNPIMYISIIVGVMLPPLGWLWLAGFFRSWKKTLIIALPSLLFLIFHTYFPNKQERFIFPVLPFFVIAGVTGWVKMTESKFWQNRPRLIMWFTVIFWVFNGLLFLPTTLSSSKLSRIDSMYFLYGKQVKNGILVEDRFHENVNLLPNFYAGNWFIQYELPKVDSSKMCDALIHKQAIGSSRYRAIINTINYFDSVSIDKLPEYVFICEDKDLEARKAAIERVFPPLTLEAVILPSRLDVLMYKQSRSNRNQTIFIYKVGSKR
- the corA gene encoding magnesium/cobalt transporter CorA; the encoded protein is MISIYYKALKKIIHEADIKVFSDLPIDEVLWIDLNNPSLKEKKAVESFIGSNLTSRQKAEEIESSSRYSETENMVIANSNFLIQGEDSFTYEPVSFILKDSILISMRNADLKVFDESSRKFQINYKAFPTGYHIMVALLETRIDLDADMVESIAREISQISKRLSLNTDIDEEIILTINQLQENTMLMRENIIDKQRVLSGIMKSERFPSDITPKLTIMIKDVGSLINHTDFSFERLEYLQNTFLGLINIEQNKIIKIFTVASVVFMPPTLIASMYGMNFKIMPELSWVGGYPFAVGLMITSSILTLYMFRRRKWL
- a CDS encoding ABC transporter ATP-binding protein codes for the protein MKKFGKIFKYLIPYKGTVGLIIGLNILGAFFSVFTLAMVIPFLNVLFDQIPAVTSTVPFSLSVNSILHNFNYFISSIKVSQGITYALVFMCTFVVIMTFFKNLFTYLSLYYMAPFRNGVVRDIRNKMYRKVLELPLGYYSEERKGDIISKITNDVNELEVSIMRSMEMFFRDPILVIVYMVVLLIMSPQLTLFVFVLLPVAGLLIGRIGKNLRKHSFKGQRRLGFLLSTLEETLGGLRIIKAFNAEEKMIQRFESTNSFYTRILVKVNRRRDLASPLSEFLGVAVVVILMWYGGKMVLKGDGSLTAASLIGYLVIFSQIITPAKSFSQAYFNVLKGMASADRIDAVIEADNPIKEKDDARVVEQFGEKIEYRNVCFKYQDEPVLRNVSLTIEKGKTVALVGQSGSGKSTFVDLLPRFYDATEGEILVDGVDIKDFSIKSLRGLMGNVNQEPILFNDTFYNNIAFGLPNATIGSVMAAAKVANAHDFIEASPNGYYTNIGDRGGKLSGGQRQRVSIARAILKNPPIMILDEATSALDTESERLVQEALENLMKNRTSIVIAHRLSTVKNADLICVLQDGEIVERGKHDELIGLGGIYSKLYNLQR
- a CDS encoding HAD-IIB family hydrolase, which gives rise to MAIRMVVTDLDGTLLKDDHTVDSRDIHTLTQLGKSGVVRVAATGRSIFTAAQVLEPNFPIDFLVFSTGSGVIDWATKELTMVMQMETVEVNHIAQILVKEQFDFMIHEAIPQNHIFQFHASGNPNPDFERRCEFYHGFNTPFIPGIPYPEPCTQILIILAASQSAREVEIRKLLRNYSIIKATSPFDKESIWLEIFPLGVSKAHGIDWISNVKGIERSEIFAIGNDYNDLEMLDHAAHSYVVANAPADMLNRYKNTGSNEQSGFTSALESAFALCV
- a CDS encoding GNAT family N-acetyltransferase — encoded protein: MAKPYNIREYCPNDYRGVLTLWQQTGLGGAHRGDNEKTIALSIALGGKFFVVEDTATDTIVGTSWMTFDGRRLHLHHFGIQPQLQKTGIGTDLAIESLAFAKEKKIQVKLEVHKDNLKAINLYRKLGFEYLGDYDVYIIRDVEGLKG